The Brassica napus cultivar Da-Ae chromosome C1, Da-Ae, whole genome shotgun sequence DNA segment tgttttaaaatttctaatcacattttacatttttattaattatgttaaactatctttcatggtacatgggtacaGTTCTaatttttaacaatttatttagtaaaacttcgtacaCTCAATAATTTAGTgtactataaaatcgctatgaaaaggagacaacaaatgtttcaaacttctttgaccatcattACATGATattgcatgatgcaactatgtattaaatcaatattttcatatttttttaatttttctcaaaatctatgtgtgaacccctacgaaaatattgagtttttcggtaaatgctcaatATTCTGAAACCTACACTCTTCGGTGTTTTTTTagtttctaaccacattatacatttcaATTAATGAATcttaaattctctttcatgaTAGATGGgtaatattcaaattttttttatcatagtaAAACTTTTTACACTcattaaattagtggactaaccactataaaatcatttttctctagagaaatggagataaaaaatgttccaaacctctttggacatttagttcaggatgcaactatgcattaaaacaatattttcatattttttttattttttccccaaaatctatgtgtaccctacgaatatattgagttttcgaTAAATGATCTATATTTTGAAGCCTATACTCTTCAttgtcgttttaaaaattctaaccacattctaaatttatattaatttaggttaaactatctttcatgatacatgggtTACATTCTAattctttatcaattaatttagtaagactTCTTACATTCACTAAATCAGTAGgttaacaactataaaattgctattctctagagaaacggagacaacaaaggtcaaaaacctctttgatcatcatcatataattgtacaggatgcaaatatgcattaaaaccatattgtcatatttttttaatatttctcaaaatctatatgtaaacccctacgaaaatattgatttttttgataTATGCTCTATAATATGAAGCCTATACTTTCCactgtggttttaaattttctaaacacattctacatttgtattaatgtatgttaaactctctttcatggtacatgaacaacgttctaaatttttataaattaatttattaaaacttcatacaCTCACTAAATCAGTgcactaaccactataaaatcgctataaAACTGAGACAACAGAGgtttcaaacatctttgaccatcatcgtATGTTAttgcaggatgcaaatatgcattaaaacaatattttcatattttttaaaaaaattcaaaatctatgtgtaaacccctacgaaaatattgagtttttcggtaaatgctctatatttTGAAGCATATACTCTTCAGTGTTGTTATAAATTTCTAATtgcattctacatttgtattaattattttaaactctctttcttgGTACATGGGTactcttctatttttttattaattaatttagtaaaacttcacacACTCAATAAATTattggactaaccattataaaatcactatgaaacggagaaaacaaaggtttcaaGCTTCTTTGACCATCATTATATGATAtttcaggatgcaactatgcattaaaaaattattttcatattttttaatttttttcaaagtctatgtgtaaacccctacgaaaatattgagtttttcggtaaatgttcaaTATTCTGTAGCGTACACttttcagtgtttttttttagtttctaaCTACAttgtacatttttattaatgaatcttaaactctctttcatgatatatGGGTAACATTCTaagttttttatcaattaatttagtaaaacttcatacactctataaaatcattattttctagagaaatggagataacaaagattccaaacctctttggaCATCATTGTATGTTAGTTGAGGatacaattatgcattaaaaaaatatttttatttttttttgtttttttctcaaaatctatgtgtaaaaCCCTaagaatatattgagttttcggtaaatgctctatatttTGAAGCCTATACTCTTCactgtcattttaaaaattctagccacattctaaatttatattaatttaggttaactctctttcatgatacatgggtAACATTCAAattctttatcaattaatttagtaaaacttcatacaCTTATTacatcattagactaaccactataaaatcgctattctctagagaaacggagacaacaaaggttacaaacctctttgaccatcgtCATATAATAgcacaggatgcaactatgcattaaaacaatattgccatttttttttaatatttctcaaaatctatatgtaaacccctacgaaaatattgaatttttcgataaatgaTCTATATTCTGAAGCCTATACTTTTCACTGttattttaaagtttctaaacacattctacatttgtattactgtatgttaaattctctttcatggtacaggAGCaacgttctaatttttatcaactaatttactaaaacttcatacactcactaaatcagtggactagccactataaaattgctatgaAACCGAGACAACAGAGGTCACAAAACCTCTTTGGCCATCATCATATAATAGTAAagtatgcaactatgcattaaaacaatattttcatatttttttgaattttctcaaaatctatatgtaaacccctacgaaaatattaattttttcgaAAAATGATCTATATTCTGTAGCCTATGATCTtcactgttgttttaaaatttctaaacacattctacatttgtattaatctaCATGAGCAACGTTctagtttttttatcaattaatttattaaaacttcatacactcactaaatcagtggactaaccattataaaatcgctgtGAAACCGAGACAACAGATGTTTGAAACATCTTTGACCATTATCGTATGTTattgcaggatgcaactatgtattaaaacaatattttcatattttttaaattttctcaaaatttatgtgtaaacccctacgaaaatattgaattttttggtaaatgttttatattctgAAGCATATAGTCttcagtgttgttttaaaaattctaatcacattctacatttgtattaattacgTTAAGCTATGTTTCATGGCACATGGGTACCGTTctaattttttctcaattaatttagtaaaacttcatacaGTCAATGAATTAGTGTACTAACCACTAGtgtactaaccactataaaatcgttattctctagagaaacgtagacaacaaaggtttcaaacctctttgaccatcatcatatattagtgcatgatccaactatgaattaaaaaatattatcatattttttgaatttttttcaaaatttatgtgtaaaGCTGtacgaaaaatattgagtttttcggtaagtGTTCTATAATCTGAAGCCtcactttttagtgttgttttaaaatttctaaccacattctacatttgtaataatgtatgttaaactatctttcatggtacatgggcaacgttctttttttatcaattaatttagtaaaactttatacaCTCACTAAATTAGtctactaaccactataaaatagttattctctagataaacggagacaacaaaggttccaaacctctttgactatcatcatatgttagtgcagaatgcaactatgcattaatacaatattttcatatttttttaatttttctcaaaacctaTATGTCCTTATGAAATtattgagtttttcgataaTTGCTCTATATTCTGAATGAAGCATATactctttagtgttattttagaatttataatttcattgtacatttgtattaatgtatgttaaattctctttcattgtacatggacaacgttctaattttttacaaattaatttagtaaaacttcacactcactaaatcagtggactaacaccactataaaattgttattctctagagaaacggagacaacaaaggttacaaatATCTTTGACCATCAacatatattagtgcaggatgcaactatgcattataacaatattatcatattttttgaatttttatcaaaatctatatatacccttacgaaaatattaaggttttttggtaaatgttatatattctGAAACCTATATTCTtcactgttgttttaaaatttataatcacattcttcatttgtattaatgtatgttaaattaTCTTTCATAGTACATGAGCAACGTTCTAaacttctaattttttatcaattaatttattaaaacttcatattaatttattaaaacttataatACACACTAAATTAGTgaactaaccaatataaaatcgctattctccaGAGAAACGGAAACAAGGTTCTCGACCAGTAgaccaaaatattcaaaacatcTTAGAGGTTTCTTTCTGTGAACAGCTCTCTTTGGGTATTCTCAAAATGCGTCACTAGCTATATATGAAACGGAAGTAACTTCTTTAAGAACCTCTCGTGAGAGGTCAGCTGGATTATACTCAATCCCAAAGCATCTGACAACCTCCATCTTTGGATTCAACAAGTACCTGTACACCCAACATATCAACATTTTAGcactcttttttctttcttatgagcAAAAAGATTTTGATTATGTATATTGGAGTAAGGTTCCTTACATGTTGTGACAAGTACCAACGAGATAATCGTCACCATCTTCTTGGACCTTCTTGAAATAAACACGATACTCTTGCGCCATTTGCCTAATTGCACTTGCGGATCCAGTCAGTCCAAGTATCCTACTGTCAAAttctgtaaataaataaaaattataagcaACGCAGCGTTAGAGAGATTATAAAGTAGCTGGAATATAACGGAGGACCTTTCAAGTAGGCATGGAGATGAAAAGGTGTATCTCGTAGAGGGTCAAGAGTGACAAAGACAGGCAGAATCTTCTGGTCATGATTAGACTCTGTTTCCATCAAGACAAGACATGATTAGTAGCTAAAAGATCATATTCATATAAACTGATGAAAATAGCACGAGCTTTGAGTCAAACCTAATGGATGAACTGCTGTGGACATCATTTTCAACTGCTCCGGTCCAACATCGGGGGAAAACGAGTATCCAAAGTAGAGCAGAACCCATTGACCACAAAACTCTTTCTCGGTGACAATCTTGTTTTGTGTACTCATAAGCGTGAATGGACCTCCGATGATCGGACCTTTGACAGTTGTATTAGAACCACAACCACAACCGCTATTGCTGCTTGTTATACCTGTAGAAGCAGAAAAGAAGTTGAAAACTCTCTATCGTTCCAATGAAAAAATAtctgtatatatataccttTAGGAACAGCTCTCCTTTCGTCGTTGTAATGAAGAAACCCGATGAATCCAGTAAACCCAAGCACGAGTGCTGGCTGAAGTAAAAGGAAACATATAGCAtcgaatagtttttttttattaacagaGAATAGAtctaaataattcaaaaacaaat contains these protein-coding regions:
- the LOC106358320 gene encoding protein SCO1 homolog 2, mitochondrial isoform X1, with the protein product MVLQIFSEGKGFNHSITVNQQNGAVERQMLTLSCLQELKLIHAHVFVMLLYLAFKTFCCFHLFLNYLDLFSVNKKKLFDAICFLLLQPALVLGFTGFIGFLHYNDERRAVPKGITSSNSGCGCGSNTTVKGPIIGGPFTLMSTQNKIVTEKEFCGQWVLLYFGYSFSPDVGPEQLKMMSTAVHPLESNHDQKILPVFVTLDPLRDTPFHLHAYLKEFDSRILGLTGSASAIRQMAQEYRVYFKKVQEDGDDYLVGTCHNMYLLNPKMEVVRCFGIEYNPADLSREVLKEVTSVSYIASDAF
- the LOC106358320 gene encoding protein SCO1 homolog 2, mitochondrial isoform X2, with translation MFVARRLHLSCKYGAANILRGKRIQSFNYSKSTKRSSGKTDVNPQLLTGTQTYPRSRLRYAAPALVLGFTGFIGFLHYNDERRAVPKGITSSNSGCGCGSNTTVKGPIIGGPFTLMSTQNKIVTEKEFCGQWVLLYFGYSFSPDVGPEQLKMMSTAVHPLESNHDQKILPVFVTLDPLRDTPFHLHAYLKEFDSRILGLTGSASAIRQMAQEYRVYFKKVQEDGDDYLVGTCHNMYLLNPKMEVVRCFGIEYNPADLSREVLKEVTSVSYIASDAF